From the Sebastes umbrosus isolate fSebUmb1 chromosome 2, fSebUmb1.pri, whole genome shotgun sequence genome, one window contains:
- the LOC119499784 gene encoding zinc finger and SCAN domain-containing protein 2-like: MFKTEKLKALVNERLKAAAEEIFSIFETTIKDYEEIVFRSKQEVDQQQQQRRLAGCQAPLQLSVQEEDASSEQDHCEKETDLCEDDQEPPQIKEEQEEEAWSAHAGKKQKEEADIKDSLFNIIYVQRNDDGRQFPHQNQEVENKGDHLPSSSCEQLKSEGCGASEPTSDCQMSDASDDEWRDSGGFHSGVNTEEQQQQQHAGETADRPYTCGVCNKNFRIKSILTRHMKTHTGEKPYSCGVCGKSFIQRSYLQTHMNSHSGQKPHTCSFCGRGFTQVGNMNAHIRIHTGEKPHSCTDCGKSFREKADLIKHMIIHTGEKPYICTVCHVKFSAQSNLTRHMKTHSGDRPYSCTDCGKRFIRRSHLIIHMKTHTGENL; this comes from the exons ATGTTCAAAACAGAGAAACTAAAGGCGCTGGTGAACGAGCGACTGAAAGCCGCCGCCGAGGAGATATTCAGCATCTTTGAAACAACTATTAAAGACTATGAGGAGATAGTTTTTCGGTCAAAACAGGAGGTcgaccaacaacaacaacagagaagGCTGGCCGGTTGTCAAG CTCCCCTGCAGCTCTCTGTCCAGGAAGAGGACGCTTCCTCAGAGCAGGATCACTGTGAGAAGGAGACTGACCTGTGTGAGGATGACCAGGAGCCCCCGCAGATTaaagaagagcaggaggaggaagcgTGGAGCGCTCATGCAGGTAAAAAGCAGAAGGAGGAAGCTGATATCAAAGACTCTCTGTTCAATATAATTTATGTGCAAAGGAATGACGATGGAAGACAGTTTCCACATCAAAACCAAGAAGTTGAAAATAAAGGAGACCACTTGCCCAGCAGCTCATGTGAACAGTTGAAATCAGAAGGCTGTGGTGCATCAGAGCCAACCAGTGACTGTCAGATGAGTGACGCTAGCGACGACGAATGGAGAGACAGCGGAGGATTTCACTCAGGTGTAAACACagaggaacaacaacaacaacagcatgctGGCGAGACAGCAGACAGGCCGTACACCTGCGGCGTTTGCAACAAGAACTTCAGGATCAAATCCATTCTGACTCGCCACATGAAGACACACACGGGAGAGAAACCTTACAGTTGCGGTGTTTGTGGTAAAAGCTTCATCCAGCGCTCCTATCTGCAGACTCACATGAACTCTCACTCCGGACAGAAACCGCACACGTGTAGCTTCTGCGGCAGAGGGTTCACACAGGTTGGAAACATGAACGCCCACATACGAATCCACACGGGAGAGAAACCTCACAGCTGTACTGACTGTGGTAAAAGTTTTAGAGAGAAAGCAGATCTCATCAAGCACATGATAATTCACACAGGTGAGAAACCTTATATTTGCACTGTGTGTCATGTGAAATTCAGCGCTCAGTCTAATTTAACGCGCCACATGAAGACTCATTCAGGGGACAGGCCGTACAGTTGCACTGACTGTGGGAAAAGATTCATTCGGCGCTCCCATTTAATTATTCATATGAAGACGCACACAGGAGAGAATCTCTAG